From a region of the Cucumis sativus cultivar 9930 chromosome 6, Cucumber_9930_V3, whole genome shotgun sequence genome:
- the LOC101214966 gene encoding probable serine/threonine-protein kinase At1g01540 isoform X1, producing the protein MSDHKSGSMADQLSKQTSIFGLRLWVVLGVCVGAAFVLFLFLISLWIASKRSRKKISNRPTIPIVSKEIQEIRIDHPLPQNQEHNKPSRSHFQVDPLPEPEPIPGIERQALLSLPQEEERVNRIHIDIGKDHRISYPERLGRSSSSQGSGEGRCGGDQLPMVVPEVSHLGWGHWYTLRELEASTNGFSPDNVIGEGGYGIVYHGILEDGTQVAVKNLLNNRGQAEKEFKVEVEAIGRVRHKSLVRLLGYCAEGAHRMLVYEYINNGNLEQWLHGDVGSFSPLTWEIRMNIILGTAKGLAYLHEGLEPKVVHRDIKSSNILLDKQWNSKVSDFGLAKLLCSDNSYITTRVMGTFGYVAPEYASTGMLNERSDVYSFGILVMEIISGRNPVDYSRPPDEVNLIDWLKRMVSNRNPEGVLDPKLAEKPTTRALKRALLVALRCVDPNAQKRPKMGHIIHMLEAEDANFKGDRKAGKDPENSHSNNVNNGLNERQATELGGNNVDELAT; encoded by the exons ATGTCTGATCACAAATCAGGCTCCATGGCCGATCAGCTCTCCAAGCAGACCTCTATTTTTGGTCTACGCTTGTGGGTTGTTCTTGGGGTTTGTGTTGGAGCAGCTTTTGTGCTTTTTCTCTTCCTAATTTCTCTTTGGATTGCTTCAAAACGCTCTCGCAAGAAGATTTCTAACAGACCCACCATTCCCATCGTCTCTAAAGAAATCCAAGAGATCAGAATCGATCATCCCCTCCCTCAAAACCAAGAACATAATAAGCCCAGTAGGTCCCATTTTCAGGTCGACCCACTTCCGGAGCCGGAACCAATTCCGGGAATTGAGCGTCAAGCGTTGCTTTCGTTGCCTCAGGAGGAGGAGCGAGTGAATAGAATTCATATTGACATCGGGAAGGATCATAGGATTTCGTATCCTGAGCGCCTTGGTCGGTCGTCTTCCTCGCAGGGTAGTGGAGAGGGGCGATGTGGTGGTGATCAGCTGCCTATGGTGGTGCCGGAAGTTTCGCATTTGGGTTGGGGGCATTGGTACACTCTCAGAGAGCTCGAAGCCTCGACTAATGGGTTCTCCCCAGATAATGTCATTGGTGAGGGTGGATATGGAATTGTTTACCATGGCATTTTGGAGGATGGAACTCAGGTTGCTGTGAAGAATTTGCTAAACAATAG GGGACAAGCCGAGAAGGAGTTcaaagttgaagttgaagcAATTGGACGAGTCAGACATAAGAGCTTAGTTAGATTGCTTGGATACTGTGCTGAAGGTGCTCATag GATGCTTGTATAtgagtatataaataatggaaACTTGGAACAATGGCTTCATGGGGATGTGGGATCTTTCAGCCCTCTTACCTGGGAGATTAGAATGAACATCATTCTTGGAACGGCTAAAGG GCTAGCTTACCTTCACGAGGGATTGGAACCAAAAGTCGTTCATCGGGATATCAAATCAAGCAATATCCTACTCGATAAGCAATGGAATTCCAAGGTTTCAGATTTTGGCCTTGCAAAGCTACTATGCTCTGACAATAGTTATATTACAACCCGAGTTATGGGAACATTTGG TTATGTTGCGCCAGAATATGCGAGTACAGGAATGCTGAATGAAAGAAGTGACGTGTATAGTTTTGGAATACTTGTTATGGAAATAATATCAGGACGGAACCCTGTTGATTATAGTCGTCCTCCAGATGAG GTGAACCTGATTGATTGGCTTAAGAGAATGGTTAGTAACCGTAATCCAGAGGGCGTATTGGATCCAAAGCTTGCTGAAAAGCCTACTACAAGAGCATTGAAGCGGGCTCTACTTGTTGCATTACGCTGTGTGGACCCAAATGCTCAGAAACGGCCAAAAATGGGACATATTATTCATATGCTAGAAGCTGAAGATGCTAACTTTAAAGGG gatCGAAAAGCTGGAAAAGACCCCGAGAATTCACATTCAAACAATGTCAATAATGGTTTGAATGAAAGGCAGGCGACAGAATTAGGTGGCAACAATGTGGATGAACTTGCTACTTGA
- the LOC101214966 gene encoding probable serine/threonine-protein kinase At1g01540 isoform X2 produces the protein MSDHKSGSMADQLSKQTSIFGLRLWVVLGVCVGAAFVLFLFLISLWIASKRSRKKISNRPTIPIVSKEIQEIRIDHPLPQNQEHNKPSRSHFQVDPLPEPEPIPGIERQALLSLPQEEERVNRIHIDIGKDHRISYPERLGRSSSSQGSGEGRCGGDQLPMVVPEVSHLGWGHWYTLRELEASTNGFSPDNVIGEGGYGIVYHGILEDGTQVAVKNLLNNRGQAEKEFKVEVEAIGRVRHKSLVRLLGYCAEGAHRMLVYEYINNGNLEQWLHGDVGSFSPLTWEIRMNIILGTAKGLAYLHEGLEPKVVHRDIKSSNILLDKQWNSKVSDFGLAKLLCSDNSYITTRVMGTFGYVAPEYASTGMLNERSDVYSFGILVMEIISGRNPVDYSRPPDERLNFIGEPD, from the exons ATGTCTGATCACAAATCAGGCTCCATGGCCGATCAGCTCTCCAAGCAGACCTCTATTTTTGGTCTACGCTTGTGGGTTGTTCTTGGGGTTTGTGTTGGAGCAGCTTTTGTGCTTTTTCTCTTCCTAATTTCTCTTTGGATTGCTTCAAAACGCTCTCGCAAGAAGATTTCTAACAGACCCACCATTCCCATCGTCTCTAAAGAAATCCAAGAGATCAGAATCGATCATCCCCTCCCTCAAAACCAAGAACATAATAAGCCCAGTAGGTCCCATTTTCAGGTCGACCCACTTCCGGAGCCGGAACCAATTCCGGGAATTGAGCGTCAAGCGTTGCTTTCGTTGCCTCAGGAGGAGGAGCGAGTGAATAGAATTCATATTGACATCGGGAAGGATCATAGGATTTCGTATCCTGAGCGCCTTGGTCGGTCGTCTTCCTCGCAGGGTAGTGGAGAGGGGCGATGTGGTGGTGATCAGCTGCCTATGGTGGTGCCGGAAGTTTCGCATTTGGGTTGGGGGCATTGGTACACTCTCAGAGAGCTCGAAGCCTCGACTAATGGGTTCTCCCCAGATAATGTCATTGGTGAGGGTGGATATGGAATTGTTTACCATGGCATTTTGGAGGATGGAACTCAGGTTGCTGTGAAGAATTTGCTAAACAATAG GGGACAAGCCGAGAAGGAGTTcaaagttgaagttgaagcAATTGGACGAGTCAGACATAAGAGCTTAGTTAGATTGCTTGGATACTGTGCTGAAGGTGCTCATag GATGCTTGTATAtgagtatataaataatggaaACTTGGAACAATGGCTTCATGGGGATGTGGGATCTTTCAGCCCTCTTACCTGGGAGATTAGAATGAACATCATTCTTGGAACGGCTAAAGG GCTAGCTTACCTTCACGAGGGATTGGAACCAAAAGTCGTTCATCGGGATATCAAATCAAGCAATATCCTACTCGATAAGCAATGGAATTCCAAGGTTTCAGATTTTGGCCTTGCAAAGCTACTATGCTCTGACAATAGTTATATTACAACCCGAGTTATGGGAACATTTGG TTATGTTGCGCCAGAATATGCGAGTACAGGAATGCTGAATGAAAGAAGTGACGTGTATAGTTTTGGAATACTTGTTATGGAAATAATATCAGGACGGAACCCTGTTGATTATAGTCGTCCTCCAGATGAG AGGTTAAATTTCATAGGTGAACCTGATTGA
- the LOC101217594 gene encoding transcription factor SPATULA isoform X2: MDHSVPNNCDRNACSSSTWTLPAPALSSSSSSPPDDISLFLQQILRRSSSSAPHFSLLSPSPSIFSELTCNIRAFTPPTHNLPPPYGPPNAVPDEISAVDSSEQFANSPSSGVLHDPLRTFPTSIPPNASSTSVGASDHNENDEFDCESEEGLEALVEELPTKPNPRSSSKRSRAAEVHNLSEKRRRSRINEKMKALQNLIPNSNKTDKASMLDEAIEYLKQLQLQVQMLSMRNGLSLHPMNLPGSLQYLQLSHMRMDFGEENRSISSDQERPNQIFLSLPDQKAASIHPFMSDIGRTNAAETPFELVPPIQAHLVPFYLSESSKSKICSRDLLRDDHQAVNVNVSQSETTPLVSCPYNIPETPDLQGLQNGLSVEPCIIEGNRSGVLLNYTPEHSLVFPSPFNGIKQEDRLKQ; encoded by the exons ATGGACCATTCTGTTCCCAACAACTGCGATCGAAATGCATGTTCTTCTTCGACGTGGACTCTCCCCGCCCCAGccctctcttcctcttcctcttcaccTCCCGACGATATCTCTCTGTTTCTTCAACAGATTTTGCGGCGTTCCTCTTCCTCTGCTCCTcacttctctcttctctctccctctccctccaTCTTTTCCGAGCTCACCTGCAACATTAGAGCCTTCACCCCCCCAACCCATAACCTTCCCCCTCCATACGGACCGCCCAATGCAGTGCCGGACGAGATCTCCGCCGTCGATTCCTCAGAACAATTTGCTAATTCCCCATCATCCGGTGTACTACATGATCCCTTGCGCACTTTTCCCACATCCATTCCACCCAACGCGTCTTCTACGTCGGTCGGAGCTAGTGATCATAACGAAAACGATGAATTTGACTGCGAAAGTGAG GAGGGTCTGGAGGCATTGGTTGAAGAGCTGCCTACAAAGCCCAATCCTCGCAGCTCTTCCAAGAGAAGCAGAGCCGCTGAAGTTCATAATTTGTCTGAAAAG AGAAGGAGGAGCAGAATtaatgagaaaatgaaagcGCTGCAAAATCTGATCCCCAATTCTAACAAG ACTGACAAGGCCTCGATGCTAGACGAAGCAATTGAATATCTGAAGCAGCTTCAACTTCAAGTTCAG ATGCTGTCGATGAGAAATGGCTTGAGTTTGCATCCTATGAACTTGCCTGGAAGTTTGCAATATCTCCAACTTTCTCACATGAGAATGGACTTTGGTGAAGAAAACAGGTCAATTTCTTCTGACCAAGAAAGACCTAACCAGATCTTTCTCAGTTTGCCTGACCAAAAGGCTGCCTCCATCCATCCTTTCATGTCAGACATTGGAAGAACTAATGCAGCTGAAACTCCATTTGAATTGGTCCCGCCCATCCAGGCTCACCTAGTCCCTTTTTACTTGAGTGAGTCCTCCAAATCTAAG ATTTGCAGCAGAGATTTACTGCGAGATGATCACCAGGCGGTGAATGTGAATGTGAGCCAATCGGAGACAACTCCCTTAG TATCATGCCCCTATAACATACCAGAGACTCCTGATTTACAAGGATTACAGAATGGCCTCTCAGTGGAACCGTGCATCATTGAAGGAAATCGGTCTGGCGTGCTTCTGAATTACACCCCAGAGCACAGCCTCGTATTCCCTTCCCCTTTTAATGG CATCAAACAAGAAGACCGACTGAAACAATAG
- the LOC101217594 gene encoding transcription factor SPATULA isoform X1, giving the protein MDHSVPNNCDRNACSSSTWTLPAPALSSSSSSPPDDISLFLQQILRRSSSSAPHFSLLSPSPSIFSELTCNIRAFTPPTHNLPPPYGPPNAVPDEISAVDSSEQFANSPSSGVLHDPLRTFPTSIPPNASSTSVGASDHNENDEFDCESEEGLEALVEELPTKPNPRSSSKRSRAAEVHNLSEKRRRSRINEKMKALQNLIPNSNKTDKASMLDEAIEYLKQLQLQVQMLSMRNGLSLHPMNLPGSLQYLQLSHMRMDFGEENRSISSDQERPNQIFLSLPDQKAASIHPFMSDIGRTNAAETPFELVPPIQAHLVPFYLSESSKSKEICSRDLLRDDHQAVNVNVSQSETTPLVSCPYNIPETPDLQGLQNGLSVEPCIIEGNRSGVLLNYTPEHSLVFPSPFNGIKQEDRLKQ; this is encoded by the exons ATGGACCATTCTGTTCCCAACAACTGCGATCGAAATGCATGTTCTTCTTCGACGTGGACTCTCCCCGCCCCAGccctctcttcctcttcctcttcaccTCCCGACGATATCTCTCTGTTTCTTCAACAGATTTTGCGGCGTTCCTCTTCCTCTGCTCCTcacttctctcttctctctccctctccctccaTCTTTTCCGAGCTCACCTGCAACATTAGAGCCTTCACCCCCCCAACCCATAACCTTCCCCCTCCATACGGACCGCCCAATGCAGTGCCGGACGAGATCTCCGCCGTCGATTCCTCAGAACAATTTGCTAATTCCCCATCATCCGGTGTACTACATGATCCCTTGCGCACTTTTCCCACATCCATTCCACCCAACGCGTCTTCTACGTCGGTCGGAGCTAGTGATCATAACGAAAACGATGAATTTGACTGCGAAAGTGAG GAGGGTCTGGAGGCATTGGTTGAAGAGCTGCCTACAAAGCCCAATCCTCGCAGCTCTTCCAAGAGAAGCAGAGCCGCTGAAGTTCATAATTTGTCTGAAAAG AGAAGGAGGAGCAGAATtaatgagaaaatgaaagcGCTGCAAAATCTGATCCCCAATTCTAACAAG ACTGACAAGGCCTCGATGCTAGACGAAGCAATTGAATATCTGAAGCAGCTTCAACTTCAAGTTCAG ATGCTGTCGATGAGAAATGGCTTGAGTTTGCATCCTATGAACTTGCCTGGAAGTTTGCAATATCTCCAACTTTCTCACATGAGAATGGACTTTGGTGAAGAAAACAGGTCAATTTCTTCTGACCAAGAAAGACCTAACCAGATCTTTCTCAGTTTGCCTGACCAAAAGGCTGCCTCCATCCATCCTTTCATGTCAGACATTGGAAGAACTAATGCAGCTGAAACTCCATTTGAATTGGTCCCGCCCATCCAGGCTCACCTAGTCCCTTTTTACTTGAGTGAGTCCTCCAAATCTAAG GAGATTTGCAGCAGAGATTTACTGCGAGATGATCACCAGGCGGTGAATGTGAATGTGAGCCAATCGGAGACAACTCCCTTAG TATCATGCCCCTATAACATACCAGAGACTCCTGATTTACAAGGATTACAGAATGGCCTCTCAGTGGAACCGTGCATCATTGAAGGAAATCGGTCTGGCGTGCTTCTGAATTACACCCCAGAGCACAGCCTCGTATTCCCTTCCCCTTTTAATGG CATCAAACAAGAAGACCGACTGAAACAATAG